The following proteins come from a genomic window of Maribacter sp. HTCC2170:
- a CDS encoding acetyl-CoA carboxylase biotin carboxyl carrier protein subunit: MDKQFKVTVNDNIALNITNEDIVGIDALPTSATSYHILQDNKPFLAEVVGSNFNQKKYTVKVNNSSYDVDISDGLDLLIKEMGFSLGSSKSIGSIHAPMPGLILEINVRVGQAVKEEDPLLILEAMKMENVIFSPRDGIIKSIAVNKGDAVEKKQLLIEFE; this comes from the coding sequence ATGGACAAACAGTTTAAGGTAACAGTTAACGATAACATTGCGTTAAACATTACCAATGAGGACATTGTAGGTATTGATGCGTTGCCAACTTCAGCAACATCATATCATATCTTACAAGACAATAAACCATTCTTAGCCGAAGTCGTCGGCTCTAACTTTAATCAAAAAAAATACACTGTAAAAGTCAACAACAGTTCTTACGATGTTGATATATCAGATGGATTAGATCTACTAATAAAGGAAATGGGATTTTCCTTGGGATCATCAAAGAGTATTGGTTCAATTCATGCTCCAATGCCTGGACTTATTTTGGAAATCAATGTGAGGGTTGGCCAAGCAGTAAAAGAAGAGGATCCATTATTGATATTGGAGGCCATGAAAATGGAGAATGTAATCTTTTCTCCACGTGATGGCATAATTAAATCAATAGCGGTAAATAAGGGAGATGCTGTTGAGAAAAAACAATTATTGATAGAATTTGAATAA
- a CDS encoding DUF4212 domain-containing protein, whose protein sequence is MSDTQKKADAYWKENVRYLFILLAIWFVVSYGAGIIFKDALNSVQIGGFKLGFWFAQQGSIYVFVILIFVYVRLMNKLDKKYGYNE, encoded by the coding sequence ATGTCTGATACTCAAAAGAAGGCCGATGCCTATTGGAAGGAAAATGTACGTTATTTGTTTATTCTTTTGGCTATATGGTTTGTAGTTTCCTATGGGGCAGGTATTATTTTCAAAGATGCTTTGAATTCAGTTCAAATTGGTGGGTTCAAATTGGGTTTCTGGTTCGCTCAGCAAGGTTCAATTTATGTATTTGTGATTTTAATATTCGTATATGTTAGATTGATGAACAAATTAGATAAAAAATACGGCTACAACGAATAG
- a CDS encoding multidrug effflux MFS transporter, producing MQNENVKPNFEFLALMAALMSIVALAIDALLPAIANIGISINSLDPTDNQLLITMIFLGLGVGQLFFGPLSDCYGRKPIVYAGFVVFTIASIICVLAPSLEIMVIGRILQGIGLSAPRTISISIIRDTYKGDYMAKVMSFVTAFFILVPVVAPAIGKGIMDTFGWEAIFYVQLLFAFIIGVWFWKRQPETLHPEYKIPFSSHVFVDGLKELLKYKESIAFTIVSGFITGSFLVYLSASQHVFEDQYGLADEFPYIFAGLAISIGLATFLNGTLVLKFGMRKLAFTALMFFSFIAVLYVLLFWNSENPNLIVLIGFLSVQFFCLGFIWGNLRSIAMEPIGHIAGIGAAITGFISTLLSIPIASFVGSFVQDTVLPMFMGLAICGLLSIGIFLIMRRKPAKELQLKTSQTNKTAS from the coding sequence ATGCAAAATGAAAATGTAAAACCCAATTTTGAGTTTTTGGCGCTAATGGCGGCATTAATGTCCATCGTAGCTTTGGCAATTGATGCCTTGTTGCCTGCAATAGCGAACATTGGGATTTCTATAAATAGCTTAGATCCTACAGATAATCAGTTGTTGATTACAATGATTTTTCTTGGATTGGGAGTAGGGCAGTTGTTCTTTGGGCCATTGTCTGATTGTTACGGTAGAAAACCTATTGTATATGCGGGTTTTGTTGTATTTACTATAGCAAGTATTATTTGTGTTTTGGCGCCATCACTTGAGATAATGGTTATTGGAAGAATTTTGCAAGGGATAGGCCTATCAGCTCCTCGAACAATATCAATTTCTATAATCAGGGATACGTATAAAGGTGACTATATGGCGAAGGTTATGTCCTTTGTGACGGCATTCTTCATCTTAGTTCCAGTAGTGGCACCAGCAATTGGAAAAGGCATAATGGATACCTTTGGATGGGAGGCAATATTCTATGTTCAACTATTGTTTGCATTTATTATTGGTGTTTGGTTTTGGAAAAGACAACCAGAAACATTGCATCCTGAATATAAAATACCGTTTTCAAGTCATGTTTTTGTTGATGGTTTAAAGGAGCTTTTAAAATACAAGGAGTCTATTGCATTTACTATTGTATCTGGCTTTATTACAGGTTCGTTTTTAGTGTATCTAAGTGCTTCTCAGCATGTTTTTGAAGATCAATATGGTTTGGCCGATGAGTTTCCTTATATATTCGCTGGCCTTGCAATTTCTATTGGCTTGGCAACATTTTTGAATGGTACTTTGGTACTGAAATTCGGGATGCGAAAGTTGGCGTTCACTGCTCTTATGTTCTTTAGTTTTATAGCCGTTCTCTATGTACTTCTCTTTTGGAATTCTGAAAATCCAAACTTAATCGTGTTGATAGGATTTTTATCTGTACAGTTCTTCTGTTTAGGATTTATTTGGGGGAATTTACGATCTATTGCCATGGAGCCAATTGGCCATATCGCAGGAATTGGTGCCGCCATTACAGGTTTTATTTCAACCCTATTATCTATACCAATAGCATCATTTGTGGGGAGTTTTGTACAAGATACTGTTTTACCAATGTTCATGGGGCTTGCGATTTGTGGGCTTCTTTCAATCGGGATTTTCTTGATAATGCGAAGAAAACCTGCAAAAGAGTTACAACTAAAAACCTCACAAACGAACAAAACCGCTTCTTAG
- a CDS encoding acyl-CoA carboxylase subunit beta: protein MDSKLKKLEERVALAHIGGGKRRIDKQHSKQKLTARERIGYLLDEGSFEEMGVLVTHRSTDFGMEEHQYFGDGVVTGYGTINGRLVYVYAQDFTVFGGALSETHAEKICKVMDLAAKVGAPIIGLNDSGGARIQEGVRSLGGYADIFFRNVQCSGVIPQLSAIMGPCAGGAVYSPAMTDFTLMVEQSSYMFVTGPNVVKTVTNEEVTAEELGGANTHASKSGVAHCTSANDIECMEDLKKLLSYLPQSNKEVTKKLPFEFKDEIRNELKGLIPDNPNKPYDMHDVIKGLIDEDSFFEIHKDYAENIIVGFARLGGRSVGIIANQPMFLAGVLGVKSSIKAARFTRFCDAFNIPLLVLVDVPGFLPGTDQEWNGIIVHGAKLLYALSEATVPRITVITRKAYGGAYDVMNSKHIGADFNYAWPSAEIAVMGAKGASEIIFRREIMEAKDPVAKLSEKEAEYAEKFAHPYRAARRGFIDEVIRPENTRRKLIKSFSMLEGKDVNRPNRKHGNIPL, encoded by the coding sequence ATGGATTCAAAATTAAAAAAGTTAGAGGAAAGAGTAGCTTTGGCCCATATAGGTGGGGGCAAAAGACGAATAGATAAGCAACATTCCAAACAAAAACTAACAGCAAGGGAACGTATTGGTTACTTGTTGGATGAAGGTTCTTTTGAAGAGATGGGTGTGTTGGTTACACACCGGTCTACTGATTTTGGCATGGAGGAACACCAGTATTTTGGTGATGGTGTGGTGACAGGTTATGGCACAATAAATGGACGTTTAGTCTATGTATATGCTCAGGATTTTACGGTTTTTGGAGGTGCTCTGTCCGAGACTCATGCTGAGAAGATTTGCAAGGTCATGGATCTTGCCGCTAAAGTGGGAGCACCAATAATTGGATTGAATGATTCCGGTGGTGCTCGTATTCAAGAAGGTGTTCGTTCTTTGGGAGGGTATGCCGATATCTTTTTTAGAAACGTGCAATGTTCTGGTGTAATACCACAGTTGTCAGCCATTATGGGGCCTTGTGCTGGTGGTGCGGTTTACTCACCTGCTATGACCGATTTTACCTTAATGGTCGAACAGTCGAGTTATATGTTCGTAACAGGTCCTAATGTGGTTAAGACGGTCACCAATGAAGAGGTGACAGCTGAAGAACTTGGTGGAGCGAATACACATGCATCAAAATCTGGTGTTGCTCACTGTACTTCCGCCAATGATATAGAATGCATGGAAGATCTTAAGAAACTTCTTAGCTATCTTCCTCAAAGCAATAAGGAGGTTACGAAGAAATTGCCTTTTGAGTTTAAAGATGAGATAAGAAATGAGCTCAAAGGATTAATTCCTGACAATCCCAATAAACCTTATGATATGCATGATGTGATCAAAGGTTTGATAGATGAGGATTCTTTCTTTGAGATTCACAAGGATTATGCTGAGAACATTATTGTAGGTTTTGCGAGACTGGGAGGTAGGAGTGTTGGTATTATTGCCAATCAGCCAATGTTCCTAGCAGGTGTACTTGGAGTTAAGAGCTCAATAAAAGCAGCACGTTTTACTCGATTCTGTGATGCCTTTAATATTCCTCTTTTGGTCTTGGTAGATGTTCCCGGTTTCTTACCTGGTACTGATCAAGAATGGAATGGAATAATTGTTCATGGTGCAAAATTATTATATGCTTTGAGTGAAGCAACTGTTCCTCGAATTACCGTAATTACCCGTAAGGCTTATGGTGGGGCTTATGATGTAATGAACTCAAAACATATTGGAGCTGATTTCAATTATGCTTGGCCTTCAGCTGAAATAGCCGTGATGGGTGCCAAAGGAGCTAGTGAGATAATCTTTAGAAGAGAGATTATGGAAGCCAAGGATCCAGTAGCTAAGCTGTCTGAGAAAGAAGCAGAGTATGCTGAAAAGTTTGCCCACCCATACAGGGCGGCACGTCGAGGATTTATTGATGAGGTAATAAGGCCTGAAAATACGAGGCGTAAATTGATCAAATCTTTCAGTATGCTTGAGGGTAAGGATGTAAATCGTCCAAATCGTAAACATGGTAATATTCCATTATAG
- a CDS encoding sodium:solute symporter family protein, protein MSVQTWTYILVGITFAIYIGIAIWSRASSTKDFYVAGGGVSPLANGMATAADWMSAASFISMAGIISFAGYDGSVYLMGWTGGYVLLALLLAPYLRKFGKFTVPDFIGDRYYSKTARIVAVICALIVSFTYVAGQMRGVGVVFSRFLEVDINTGVIIGMVIVLFYAVLGGMKGITYTQVAQYCVLIFAFMVPAIFISIQMTGNPIPQLGMGSTLTDGSGAYLLDKLNGLSTELGFTEYTDGSKKLIDIFAITLALMVGTAGLPHVIVRFFTVKRVKDARKSAGIALLLIAILYTTAPAVAVFAKTNLITTVSNKPYANMPEWFKNWEDTGLLTFTDKNKDGNIQYLADKSKNELVVDNDIMVLANPEIANLPAWVIALVAAGGLAAALSTAAGLLLVISASVSHDLIKKVFKPEISEKGELWAARISATIAVVIAGYFGINPPGFVAAVVALAFGLAAASFFPAILLGIFYKKMNKEGAVSGMIVGITLMLFYMLKFKFGIFDGGKEAVDGLKESWWFGISPEGFGTIAMIVNFIVAIVVNKFTPVPPLNVQEIVEDIRIPSGVGEATPH, encoded by the coding sequence ATGAGTGTTCAAACTTGGACGTATATTTTAGTCGGAATTACATTTGCTATTTACATTGGAATTGCCATTTGGTCAAGAGCTTCATCTACCAAAGATTTTTATGTAGCTGGTGGGGGTGTTTCTCCATTGGCGAATGGAATGGCCACTGCTGCTGATTGGATGTCGGCAGCTTCATTTATATCCATGGCTGGAATAATTTCCTTTGCCGGCTATGACGGATCTGTTTATTTAATGGGTTGGACAGGCGGTTATGTTCTGTTGGCTCTATTGTTGGCTCCGTACCTGAGAAAATTCGGTAAATTCACTGTACCTGATTTTATTGGCGATAGGTACTACTCCAAAACTGCAAGAATTGTTGCTGTTATCTGTGCATTGATTGTATCATTTACCTATGTTGCCGGTCAGATGCGTGGTGTAGGAGTTGTCTTTTCAAGATTTTTGGAAGTCGACATAAATACCGGCGTAATCATAGGAATGGTCATAGTTTTGTTTTATGCAGTGTTGGGTGGCATGAAGGGTATAACCTATACTCAGGTGGCCCAATATTGTGTTTTGATATTTGCTTTTATGGTACCTGCTATTTTCATCTCCATACAAATGACGGGTAATCCCATACCACAATTGGGAATGGGTTCAACTTTGACTGATGGATCTGGCGCTTATTTACTTGACAAATTAAATGGTTTATCTACAGAATTGGGTTTTACCGAATATACGGATGGATCAAAAAAATTGATTGATATCTTTGCCATTACTTTAGCTCTTATGGTAGGTACGGCTGGTCTGCCACATGTTATTGTAAGGTTCTTCACTGTTAAAAGGGTAAAAGATGCAAGAAAGTCGGCTGGTATTGCTCTTTTATTAATAGCCATTTTATACACTACGGCTCCTGCCGTTGCCGTATTTGCTAAAACCAATCTTATAACAACCGTAAGCAACAAACCTTATGCGAATATGCCAGAATGGTTTAAAAATTGGGAAGATACGGGACTTCTTACTTTTACTGACAAAAACAAAGATGGTAATATTCAATATCTAGCAGATAAAAGCAAGAACGAGTTAGTGGTTGATAACGACATAATGGTTCTTGCGAATCCTGAGATTGCAAATCTACCAGCATGGGTAATTGCATTAGTGGCTGCCGGTGGACTTGCTGCTGCACTTTCAACAGCTGCAGGGCTGTTACTTGTTATTTCAGCATCCGTTTCACATGATTTGATAAAGAAAGTATTCAAACCTGAAATTTCCGAAAAAGGAGAGCTTTGGGCAGCCAGAATTTCTGCTACTATTGCTGTGGTAATTGCTGGATACTTCGGAATCAATCCGCCAGGATTCGTAGCCGCAGTAGTTGCTTTGGCTTTTGGGTTGGCGGCAGCTTCTTTTTTCCCTGCCATACTTTTGGGGATTTTCTATAAAAAAATGAATAAGGAAGGAGCGGTTTCAGGTATGATTGTGGGAATCACTTTAATGCTTTTTTATATGCTGAAATTTAAATTTGGAATATTTGATGGAGGCAAAGAAGCAGTTGACGGTCTTAAGGAGTCATGGTGGTTTGGTATTTCTCCTGAAGGATTTGGCACCATAGCAATGATTGTTAATTTCATTGTTGCCATTGTGGTAAATAAGTTTACACCTGTGCCACCTTTGAATGTTCAGGAAATTGTTGAAGATATTAGAATTCCAAGTGGCGTTGGTGAGGCAACACCACATTGA
- the accC gene encoding acetyl-CoA carboxylase biotin carboxylase subunit, whose translation MKKILIANRGEIAIRVMKTAQKMGIKTVAVYSTADRNAPHVKFADEAVCIGEAPSNQSYLLGSKIIEVAKGLRVDGIHPGYGFLSENADFAEEAEKNDIIFIGPRSKAIKMMGDKLAAKDAVKDYEIPMVPGVDRAVTDPKEAVEIAKQIGFPILIKAAAGGGGKGMRVVEQEKDVEEQMKRAISEATSAFGDGSVFVEKYVTSPRHVEIQVMADSHGNVLHFFERECSVQRRHQKVVEEAPSAVLTPELREEMGQAAINVAKSCDYLGAGTVEFLLDADHKFYFLEMNTRLQVEHPVSELISGVDLVELQIQVARGEELKIKQEDLKINGHALELRVYAEDPLNDFLPSVGTLETYKLPVGNGVRVDNGFEEGMDVPIYYDPMLSKLITYGKDRDEAIQMMLKAIEDYHIEGVQTTLPFGKFVFEHEAFRTGNFDTHFVKNYYSPEVLKAKTNEEARIAAIIALKRYQEDQKILRTPIL comes from the coding sequence ATGAAAAAAATATTGATAGCCAATAGGGGTGAGATTGCCATACGAGTTATGAAAACTGCCCAAAAAATGGGGATTAAGACAGTTGCGGTATATTCTACGGCAGATAGGAACGCACCTCACGTAAAATTCGCAGATGAAGCTGTATGTATAGGTGAAGCTCCATCAAACCAATCCTATCTTTTAGGTTCAAAGATCATTGAGGTAGCAAAAGGCTTAAGAGTTGATGGTATTCACCCTGGTTACGGATTCTTAAGTGAAAATGCCGATTTTGCCGAAGAAGCAGAAAAAAATGATATCATTTTTATTGGGCCACGTTCTAAGGCCATTAAAATGATGGGAGACAAATTAGCAGCTAAAGATGCTGTTAAAGATTATGAAATTCCAATGGTTCCTGGTGTAGATAGAGCTGTTACAGACCCAAAAGAAGCTGTGGAAATAGCCAAGCAAATTGGATTCCCAATTCTGATAAAAGCCGCCGCAGGTGGTGGTGGAAAAGGAATGCGTGTTGTTGAACAGGAAAAAGATGTTGAAGAACAAATGAAACGCGCCATCAGTGAAGCAACTTCTGCTTTTGGTGATGGTTCCGTTTTTGTTGAAAAATATGTAACCTCTCCTCGCCATGTTGAGATTCAGGTTATGGCGGATAGTCATGGAAATGTATTACATTTTTTCGAGCGGGAATGTAGTGTACAACGTCGTCACCAAAAAGTGGTAGAAGAAGCACCTTCTGCTGTTTTAACCCCTGAATTAAGAGAAGAAATGGGGCAAGCAGCCATTAACGTTGCTAAATCATGTGATTATCTTGGAGCCGGTACCGTTGAATTTTTATTGGATGCAGACCACAAATTCTATTTCTTAGAAATGAATACAAGATTGCAGGTTGAACATCCAGTAAGTGAATTGATTTCGGGTGTGGATTTGGTTGAACTTCAAATTCAAGTTGCAAGAGGTGAAGAATTAAAGATCAAACAAGAAGATTTGAAGATAAACGGCCATGCCTTGGAGTTAAGGGTATATGCTGAAGATCCTTTGAATGATTTCTTACCGAGTGTTGGTACTTTGGAAACTTACAAACTGCCAGTAGGTAATGGCGTAAGGGTTGATAATGGATTTGAGGAAGGTATGGACGTTCCCATCTACTATGATCCAATGTTGTCGAAGCTGATCACTTATGGAAAGGATCGGGATGAGGCTATTCAAATGATGCTTAAAGCAATAGAGGATTATCATATAGAAGGTGTACAAACGACTTTGCCTTTCGGTAAGTTCGTTTTTGAACATGAAGCCTTTAGAACTGGGAATTTTGACACTCATTTCGTAAAGAATTATTATTCTCCCGAAGTGTTAAAGGCAAAAACAAACGAAGAAGCTAGAATTGCGGCAATCATAGCATTGAAAAGATATCAAGAAGATCAAAAAATCTTAAGAACACCAATACTATAG
- the meaB gene encoding methylmalonyl Co-A mutase-associated GTPase MeaB — MKSYKPKNRLTAKEYIDGILNEDRVILSRGITIVESNLESDKILAKEIIQAILPYSGNSIRIGITGVPGVGKSTFIESFGKHLISKGHKVGILSIDPSSQRSKGSILGDKTRMEELANLENAYIRPSATGDTLGGVANKTGETMLLCEAAGYDVILIETVGVGQSETAVHGMTDFFLLLMLSGAGDELQGIKKGIMEMADMVVINKADGDNIKKSEIARRQYQNALHIFPLSESGWSPIVSTASAIKNIGIDTVWNEIEKYKQLVDENGYFETNRNKQQIQWMYNNINEELKQLFYGSKNITNQLATLESDIVSSKISPVKAAQLIIEEFKKSI; from the coding sequence ATGAAGAGCTACAAACCTAAGAACAGATTAACAGCCAAAGAATACATAGATGGAATTCTCAATGAAGACAGAGTTATTCTGTCAAGAGGAATTACCATTGTTGAAAGCAATTTAGAGAGTGATAAAATACTCGCCAAAGAAATCATTCAAGCGATACTACCATATTCTGGGAATTCAATTAGAATAGGTATTACAGGGGTGCCAGGAGTTGGTAAAAGTACTTTCATAGAATCGTTTGGGAAGCATCTTATCTCGAAAGGACATAAAGTAGGTATATTATCTATAGATCCGAGTAGTCAGCGCTCTAAGGGGAGCATTCTCGGAGATAAGACACGAATGGAGGAATTGGCAAACTTAGAGAATGCATATATACGACCATCAGCTACGGGAGATACTTTGGGCGGAGTAGCAAATAAGACCGGGGAAACCATGTTACTGTGTGAGGCTGCTGGATACGATGTTATTTTGATTGAAACAGTTGGTGTAGGACAATCTGAAACAGCGGTTCATGGCATGACCGATTTTTTCCTTTTACTAATGCTTTCCGGAGCTGGGGATGAACTACAGGGAATAAAAAAAGGAATAATGGAAATGGCAGATATGGTGGTTATTAACAAAGCCGATGGTGACAATATCAAGAAAAGTGAAATAGCAAGACGACAATACCAAAATGCCTTACATATATTTCCGCTCTCTGAGTCTGGTTGGAGCCCCATTGTAAGTACAGCTTCGGCCATCAAGAATATTGGTATAGACACGGTCTGGAACGAGATTGAAAAATACAAACAATTGGTTGATGAAAATGGGTATTTTGAAACCAATAGGAACAAGCAACAAATTCAATGGATGTATAATAATATCAATGAAGAGTTGAAGCAACTTTTCTACGGGTCCAAGAACATAACCAATCAATTGGCAACACTAGAGAGTGATATAGTATCTTCAAAAATATCTCCGGTAAAAGCCGCTCAGCTAATTATTGAAGAGTTCAAAAAATCCATATGA
- the acs gene encoding acetate--CoA ligase produces the protein MSNYHIKHLEEYYQVYRKSVRNPEGFWEEIAEEHFVWRKKWDKVLEWDFTKPEVKWFQGAKLNITENCIDRHLPTRRNKTAILFEPNDTKEEAQHITYGQLHEQVCKMSNVLKDNGVKKGDRVCIYLPMIPELTYAVLACARIGAIHSVVFAGFSSNALSTRINDSDCKMVITSDGSYRGSKSIDLKGIVDKALDDCPGVNTVLVAKRIDSEIEMKDGRDKWLAPLMEEAYSDCNAEIMDAEDPLFILYTSGSTGKPKGMVHTCGGYMVYTAYTFKNIFQYREEDVYWCTADIGWITGHSYIVYGPLANGATSVMFEGVPSYPDYGRFWEVVEKHKVNQFYTAPTAIRALAKENLEFVEKYDLSSLKVLGSVGEPINEEAWHWYNNNVGKKHSPIVDTWWQTETGGMMITPIPYVTPTTPTFATLPFIGIQPALMDENGQEIIGNQVDGRLCIKFPWPSIARTIWGNHERYRDTYFSAYDNKYFTGDGAHRDAVGYYRITGRVDDVIIVSGHNLGTAPIEDSINEHPAVAESAIVGFPHDVKGNALYGYVILKETGEGRDKDNVRKEINQQITEHIGPIAKLDKIQFVPGLPKTRSGKIMRRILRKIASKDTSNLGDTSTLLNPEVVKDIMENAL, from the coding sequence ATGAGTAATTACCACATTAAACATTTAGAAGAATACTATCAGGTATATAGAAAATCAGTCAGAAACCCTGAGGGGTTTTGGGAAGAAATTGCCGAAGAGCATTTTGTTTGGCGAAAAAAATGGGACAAAGTATTGGAATGGGACTTTACCAAACCTGAGGTAAAATGGTTTCAAGGAGCAAAATTGAACATTACCGAAAATTGTATTGATCGGCATTTACCCACCCGTAGAAACAAAACAGCCATTCTTTTTGAGCCCAATGACACAAAAGAAGAAGCACAACATATTACCTATGGGCAATTGCATGAACAGGTTTGTAAAATGTCAAATGTCCTTAAAGACAATGGTGTTAAAAAAGGTGACCGCGTGTGCATTTACCTGCCAATGATTCCGGAATTGACCTACGCAGTATTGGCCTGTGCTAGAATTGGTGCAATACATTCAGTGGTATTTGCGGGCTTTTCATCAAACGCATTATCCACTCGTATCAATGACTCTGACTGTAAAATGGTAATTACTTCTGATGGGTCTTATCGAGGCAGTAAATCTATTGACTTGAAAGGAATTGTGGATAAAGCTCTAGATGATTGCCCAGGAGTTAATACCGTTTTAGTCGCAAAGCGCATCGACAGCGAAATCGAAATGAAAGATGGTCGTGATAAATGGTTAGCTCCTTTAATGGAAGAAGCTTATTCCGATTGTAATGCCGAAATTATGGATGCAGAAGACCCTCTTTTCATACTCTACACATCTGGATCAACCGGAAAACCCAAGGGTATGGTACACACTTGCGGCGGTTATATGGTCTATACAGCCTATACTTTTAAGAATATATTCCAATACAGAGAAGAAGATGTTTATTGGTGTACTGCGGATATTGGGTGGATTACGGGACATTCATATATTGTATATGGACCGTTGGCGAATGGTGCTACATCAGTAATGTTCGAAGGGGTTCCCTCCTATCCAGATTATGGCCGTTTCTGGGAAGTAGTTGAAAAACATAAAGTAAATCAGTTTTATACGGCTCCAACTGCGATAAGGGCGTTGGCAAAAGAAAATCTGGAATTTGTTGAAAAATATGATCTATCTTCTCTAAAGGTACTAGGCTCTGTAGGTGAACCAATCAATGAGGAAGCTTGGCACTGGTACAATAATAATGTGGGGAAAAAGCACAGCCCTATCGTGGATACTTGGTGGCAAACTGAAACTGGTGGAATGATGATAACACCCATTCCGTATGTAACCCCAACAACCCCAACTTTCGCCACACTTCCATTTATTGGTATTCAGCCTGCTTTAATGGATGAAAACGGGCAAGAAATTATAGGCAATCAGGTAGATGGCCGTCTTTGCATCAAATTTCCATGGCCATCTATTGCCAGAACAATTTGGGGCAATCACGAACGTTATAGGGATACCTATTTTTCTGCCTATGACAATAAATATTTCACTGGTGATGGCGCGCATAGAGATGCTGTTGGCTATTACAGGATAACTGGTAGAGTTGATGATGTAATCATTGTTTCAGGGCATAATCTAGGAACTGCACCTATTGAAGATTCTATCAACGAACACCCAGCAGTAGCTGAGTCTGCAATTGTTGGATTCCCTCATGATGTTAAAGGAAATGCACTTTATGGTTATGTGATTCTAAAGGAAACTGGTGAAGGCCGAGATAAAGACAATGTTCGAAAGGAAATAAATCAACAGATAACTGAGCATATTGGTCCAATAGCCAAGTTGGATAAAATTCAATTTGTTCCAGGGTTGCCCAAAACCAGAAGTGGTAAAATCATGCGACGAATATTACGTAAGATTGCAAGTAAAGACACTTCCAATCTAGGAGATACAAGTACATTACTGAATCCTGAAGTAGTGAAGGACATAATGGAAAATGCCCTATGA